The Xiphophorus couchianus chromosome 5, X_couchianus-1.0, whole genome shotgun sequence genome includes a region encoding these proteins:
- the smarca5 gene encoding SWI/SNF-related matrix-associated actin-dependent regulator of chromatin subfamily A member 5, which translates to MSESENCVEQREEPTELEEAGGAEEKSDSSDAGKESSSEGGADAQDASSSSSSKTKESTPGYEEKVQTDRTNRFEYLLKQTELFAHFIQPAAQKTPTSPLKMKPGRPRIKKDEKQNLLSAGDNRHRRTEQEEDEELLNESTKTTNVCTRFDESPSYVKTGKMRDYQVRGLNWLISLYENGINGILADEMGLGKTLQTIALLGYMKHYRNIPGPHMVLVPKSTLYNWMNEFKRWVPSLRAVCLIGDRDQRTALIRDVLLPGEWDVCVTSYEMLIIEKAVFKKFNWRYLVIDEAHRIKNEKSKLSEIVREFKTTNRLLLTGTPLQNNLHELWALLNFLLPDVFNSSEDFDSWFDTNNCLGDQKLVERLHTVLRPFLLRRIKADVEKTLLPKKEIKIYVGLSKMQREWYTKILMKDIDILNSAGKMDKMRLLNVLMQLRKCCNHPYLFDGAEPGPPYTTDLHLVVNGGKMVVLDKLLPKMKEQGSRVLIFSQMTRMLDILEDYCMWKNYEYCRLDGQTPHEERQVSINAYNEPNSTKFIFMLSTRAGGLGINLATADVVILYDSDWNPQVDLQAMDRAHRIGQQKQVRVYRFITENTVEERIVERAEMKLRLDSIVIQQGRLVDPSANKLGKDEMLSIIRHGATHVFASKESEITDDDIDAILERGERKTMEMKEKLSSLGESTLRNFTMDTENTSVYTFEGEDYREKKKVITNWIEPPKRERKANYAVDAYFREALRVSEPKAPKAPRPPKQPNVQDFQFFPPRLFELLEKEILFYRKTIGYKVPRNPDIPNSAQVQKEEQAKIDEAEALTEEELEEKENLLQQGFTIWSKRDFNQFIKANEKWGRDDIENIAREVEGKTPEEVMEYSAVFWERCNELQDIEKIMAQIERGEARIQRRISIKKALDSKIGRYKAPFHQLRISYGTNKGKNYTEEEDRFLICMLHKLGFDKESVYDELRQCIRNSPQFRFDWFLKSRTAMELQRRCNTLITLIERENMELEEREKAEKKKRGPKSSSAQKRKAEGTPDGRGRRKKLKL; encoded by the exons ATGTCCGAAAGCGAAAACTGCGTTGAACAGCGGGAAGAACCAACTGAACTTGAAGAAGCCGGAGGAGCGGAG GAAAAATCAGACTCTTCAGATGCTGGAAAAGAATCCTCATCAGAAGGTGGTGCTGATGCACAAGATgcatcctcctcttcatcatctaAGACTAAAGAATCCACTCCAGGTTATGAGGAGAAAGTG CAAACTGACCGAACCAACAGATTTGAATATCTGTTAAAGCAAACGGAGCTGTTTGCACATTTCATCCAACCAGCTGCACAGAAGACCCCAACTTCCCCCCTGAAGATGAAGCCGGGCCGTCCTCGGATCAAAAAAGACGAGAAGCAGAACCTGCTCTCTGCTGGAGA CAACCGGCACCGCCGCACCGAGCAAGAGGAGGACGAAGAGCTTCTCAACGAGAGCACAAAGACCACCAATGTGTGCACTCGCTTTGATGAGTCTCCCTCCT atgtgaaaacaggaaaaatgagGGACTACCAGGTCCGTGGTCTGAACTGGCTCATTTCTCTGTATGAAAATGGAATCAACGGCATCCTGGCAGATGAGATG GGACTGGGGAAGACCCTCCAGACCATCGCCCTGCTGGGTTACATGAAGCACTACAGAAACATTCCAGGTCCTCACATGGTGCTGGTCCCCAAGTCCACTCTGTACAACTGGATGAACGAGTTCAAGCGATGGGTGCCCTCTCTGCGCGCCGTCTGCCTGATCGGAGACCGGGATCAGCGT ACCGCCCTGATCAGAGACGTTCTGCTGCCAGGAGAGTGGGACGTCTGCGTCACGTCTTACGAAATGCTCATCATTGAAAAGGCCGTGTTTAAGAAGTTCAACTGGAGGTACCTGGTCATCGACGAAGCTCACAGGATCAAGAACGAGAAGTCAAAG cTGTCAGAAATTGTGCGTGAATTTAAAACCACCAACCGGCTCCTCCTGACTGGAACGCCGCTTCAGAACAACCTGCATGAGCTCTGGGCTCTGCTCAACTTCCTGTTGCCTGATGTCTTCAACTCATCAGAG GATTTCGACTCATGGTTTGACACAAACAACTGCTTGGGCGACCAGAAGCTGGTTGAACGTCTTCACACC GTGCTGCGTCCTTTCTTGCTTCGTCGTATCAAAGCAGACGTCGAGAAAACTTTGCTTCCCAAAAAAGAGATCAAGATTTACGTGGGTCTGAGTAAAATGCAGCGAGAGTG GTACACAAAGATTCTCATGAAGGACATCGACATCCTGAACTCTGCAGGCAAAATGGACAAAATGCGTCTGCTGAACGTCCTCATGCAGCTCAGGAAATGCTGCAACCATCCGTACCTGTTTGACGGGGCGGAACCCGGCCCGCCCTACACCACCGACCTCCACCTGGTGGTGAACGGCGGCAAAATGGTGGTGCTGGACAAGCTGTTGCCCAAAATGAAGGAGCAGG gCTCCCGTGTGCTCATCTTCAGTCAGATGACCAGGATGCTGGACATCTTGGAGGACTACTGCATGTGGAAGAACTATGAGTATTGCCGTCTGGACGGACAAACTCCACACGAAGAAAGACAG GTCTCCATCAACGCATACAACGAGCCAAACAGCACAAAGTTCATCTTCATGTTGAGCACCAGGGCCGGCGGTCTGGGCATCAACCTGGCTACAGCCGACGTAGTCATTCTCTACGACTCGGACTGGAACCCCCAAGTCGACCTGCAGGCGATG GATCGAGCTCACAGAATCGGTCAGCAGAAGCAGGTGCGTGTTTACCGTTTCATCACAGAAAACACTGTGGAGGAGAGAATCGTGGAGAGGGCTGAGATGAAGCTGCGCCTGGACTCTATCGTCATCCAGCAGG gAAGACTTGTGGATCCAAGTGCGAACAAGCTGGGTAAAGACGAGATGTTGTCCATCATCCGGCACGGTGCCACACACGTGTTTGCTTCCAAAGAGAGCGAGATCACAGACGATGACATTGATGCGATCCTGGAGCGCGGAGAAAGAAAG ACCATGGAGATGAAAGAGAAGCTGTCATCTCTGGGTGAAAGCACACTGAGGAACTTCACCATGGACACCGAGAACACCAGTGTGTACACATTTGAAGGAGAGGActacagagagaagaaaaag gttATCACCAACTGGATTGAGCCTCCCAAAAGAGAACGGAAAGCCAATTACGCCGTAGATGCGTACTTCAGGGAAGCTCTGCGAGTCAGTGAGCCCAAAGCACCCAAG GCTCCTCGTCCGCCGAAGCAGCCAAACGTTCAGGACTTCCAGTTCTTCCCTCCACGTCTGTTTGAGCTTCTGGAGAAGGAGATCCTGTTCTACAGAAAGACCATCGGATACAAGGTTCCACGTAATCCCGATATCCCCAACTCGGCCCAGGTCCAAAAAGAAGAGCAGGCCAAGATCGATGAGGCCGAAGCTCTGactgaggaggagctggaggagaaagaGAATCTACTGCAGCAG GGATTCACAATTTGGAGTAAACGTGACTTCAACCAGTTCATTAAAGCTAACGAGAAATGGGGAAGAGACGATATCGAGAACATTGCCAGAGAAGTCGAGGGGAAAACACCTGAAGAAGTTATGGAATATTCTG CCGTTTTCTGGGAGCGCTGCAACGAGTTGCAGGATATCGAAAAGATCATGGCCCAGATCGAGAGAGGAGAAGCCAGAATTCAGAGAAGAATCAGCATTAAAAAAGCTCTGGACTCGAAG ATCGGACGCTACAAGGCTCCCTTCCATCAGCTCCGCATCTCCTACGGCACCAACAAGGGCAAGAACTACACGGAGGAGGAAGACCGCTTCCTCATCTGCATGCTGCACAAGCTGGGCTTCGACAAGGAGAGCGTCTACGACGAGCTCCGCCAGTGCATCCGCAACTCGCCCCAGTTCCGCTTCGATTGGTTCCTCAAGTCCAGGACAGCCATG GAGCTGCAGAGGCGATGCAACACTCTGATCACACtgatagagagagagaacatggagctggaggagagagagaaggctgagaaaaagaagaggggACCAAAGAGCAGCTCA GCGCAGAAACGTAAAGCAGAGGGAACCCCCGACGGCCGAGGACGCAGGAAGAAGCTCAAGTTGTGA